The following proteins are co-located in the Acidobacteriota bacterium genome:
- a CDS encoding carboxypeptidase regulatory-like domain-containing protein, giving the protein MDSLVRWTAVVGIWLALAVPGGVAAQARNGKLIVTVIDQTGGVLAGADVTVVGLEDATKRTAVAPVKANDKGIATVESLLPGRYTLSAEFPGFEKAILKELRVRAGDNRQTLVLPISRMADSATVELDRQEAAAERATTFGTVLTREQIDALSEDPDELRRQLQDMAGPDAVISVDSFEGQQLPHKSQIRSIRISRDQFAAEIHQAGFPRIEVVTNPGGGPFRGGVSFNFYDSALDGVNPLVARKGPAQNKQYSTYLSGTLVPEKLGYFLSLYGNSSYSTPIEYLNTAEGRVTRLSSVRSPNRSNQFFGGFEYALTKDQLLRVQAGRYGFKNENIGIGAYNEVSRAYTTDVDNFMFYAQEMGPLGRRFATNTRLSMNWSDETTRSAAELPTIVVTEATTMGGAQQRGGTRTLSMSFGSDLDYVRGIHSFRTGVQIDGSSYRSDQTSNYLGTYTFENLDAYLAGRPRSYTRRIGDPEVSYRSLQAGVYIQDDIRLRKNLTLSPGIRYEAQAHLGDYLNLGPRFGVTWAPFASGRTTLRASAGIFYDWLSMNTYRQTLQVDGFRQQEINIIDPAYPDPGTGAGVTPPMNRYVLADTLTMGRSDRFSTGVSQSFGRPLTVNFTYAYIRAEHLLVGANLNAPIDGVRPDPVFANVIQAVDLGRSRQHTLTTNFNVNLAPPGPPPVPGTGKLFVGRRQLTLNGTWTHAYLRNNTDGAFSTPATNDLSQEWGPGLGDVRNRLNLSILTGAIRNFTARFGVSMSSAPPLTARTGTDDNGDLVFNDRPDGYGRNSLRTTGTFNADAGFSYAFALGTKRVQSGGGISVSGSSSGGYTVTQIASQEVPRYRLNVNVSINNITNHANYSGYGAVVTSPGFLKPNAAFGTRRISFNTNLSF; this is encoded by the coding sequence ATGGATTCCTTGGTCCGGTGGACCGCTGTCGTCGGGATCTGGCTCGCGCTCGCGGTGCCCGGAGGTGTGGCGGCGCAGGCGCGTAACGGCAAGCTGATCGTGACCGTGATCGATCAGACCGGCGGCGTGCTCGCCGGGGCTGACGTCACGGTGGTCGGGCTCGAGGACGCGACGAAGCGCACGGCGGTGGCGCCCGTCAAGGCGAACGACAAGGGGATCGCGACGGTCGAGTCGCTCCTGCCGGGCCGCTACACGCTCAGCGCGGAGTTCCCCGGCTTCGAGAAGGCGATCCTCAAGGAGCTGCGCGTGCGCGCCGGCGACAACCGGCAGACGCTCGTGCTGCCGATCAGCCGCATGGCCGACTCGGCGACGGTCGAGCTGGATCGCCAGGAAGCGGCCGCCGAGCGGGCGACGACGTTCGGCACCGTGCTCACGCGCGAGCAGATCGACGCGCTCTCGGAGGACCCGGACGAGCTGCGCCGCCAGTTGCAGGACATGGCCGGGCCCGACGCGGTCATCAGCGTCGATAGCTTCGAGGGGCAGCAGCTCCCTCACAAGTCGCAGATCCGGTCCATCCGCATCTCGCGCGATCAGTTCGCCGCCGAGATCCACCAGGCGGGCTTTCCACGGATCGAGGTCGTCACCAACCCGGGCGGCGGGCCGTTCCGCGGCGGCGTCAGCTTCAACTTCTACGACAGCGCGCTCGACGGCGTGAACCCGCTCGTCGCGCGCAAGGGGCCGGCGCAGAACAAGCAGTACAGCACGTACCTCAGCGGCACGCTCGTGCCGGAGAAGCTCGGTTACTTCCTCTCGCTCTACGGCAACTCGAGCTACTCGACGCCGATCGAGTACCTGAACACGGCGGAGGGGCGCGTGACGCGGCTCTCGAGCGTCCGCTCGCCCAACCGATCCAACCAGTTCTTCGGCGGGTTCGAGTACGCCCTGACGAAGGATCAGTTGCTGCGCGTGCAGGCCGGCCGGTACGGGTTCAAGAACGAGAACATCGGCATCGGCGCCTACAACGAGGTGAGCCGCGCCTACACGACCGACGTGGACAACTTCATGTTCTACGCGCAGGAGATGGGCCCGCTCGGCCGGCGGTTCGCCACGAACACCCGCCTCTCGATGAACTGGTCCGACGAGACGACGCGGTCGGCGGCCGAGCTGCCGACGATCGTCGTCACCGAAGCGACGACGATGGGCGGCGCGCAGCAGCGCGGCGGGACGCGCACGCTGTCGATGTCGTTCGGATCGGATCTGGATTACGTCCGCGGCATCCATTCCTTCCGAACCGGCGTGCAGATCGACGGGTCGAGCTATCGCAGCGATCAGACGTCCAACTACCTCGGCACCTACACGTTCGAGAACCTCGACGCCTATCTCGCCGGCCGCCCGCGAAGCTACACGCGGCGCATCGGCGATCCAGAGGTCAGCTACCGGAGCCTGCAGGCCGGCGTGTACATCCAGGACGACATCCGCCTGCGCAAGAACCTCACGCTCTCGCCGGGCATCCGGTACGAAGCGCAGGCGCATCTCGGGGACTACCTGAACCTCGGCCCGCGCTTCGGCGTGACCTGGGCGCCGTTCGCGAGCGGCCGCACGACGCTGCGCGCGAGCGCCGGGATCTTCTACGACTGGCTGAGCATGAACACGTATCGCCAGACGCTGCAGGTCGACGGCTTCCGGCAGCAGGAGATCAACATCATCGACCCGGCGTACCCGGATCCCGGAACCGGCGCCGGCGTGACGCCGCCGATGAACCGGTACGTGCTCGCCGACACGCTCACGATGGGGCGGAGCGACCGGTTCAGCACGGGCGTGTCCCAGAGCTTCGGCCGGCCGTTGACGGTCAACTTCACCTACGCGTACATCCGCGCGGAGCACCTGCTCGTCGGCGCCAACCTGAACGCGCCGATCGACGGCGTTCGTCCCGATCCGGTGTTCGCCAACGTGATCCAGGCCGTGGATCTCGGGCGGTCGCGCCAGCACACGCTGACGACGAACTTCAACGTGAACCTCGCGCCGCCGGGGCCACCGCCGGTGCCGGGTACCGGCAAGCTCTTCGTGGGGCGCCGGCAGCTCACGCTCAACGGCACCTGGACGCACGCGTATCTTCGGAACAACACCGACGGCGCGTTCTCGACGCCCGCCACCAATGACCTGTCGCAGGAATGGGGTCCCGGCCTCGGCGACGTCCGGAACCGACTGAACCTGTCGATCCTCACGGGCGCGATCAGGAACTTCACCGCGCGGTTCGGCGTGTCGATGAGCTCGGCGCCGCCGCTCACCGCGCGCACGGGCACGGACGACAACGGCGATCTCGTGTTCAACGATCGGCCGGACGGCTACGGGCGCAACTCGCTGCGCACGACCGGCACGTTCAACGCGGATGCCGGCTTCAGCTACGCCTTCGCGCTCGGCACGAAGCGCGTGCAGAGCGGCGGCGGGATCTCCGTCTCCGGCTCGTCGTCGGGCGGCTACACGGTGACGCAGATCGCGTCGCAGGAAGTGCCGCGCTATCGGCTGAACGTCAACGTCAGCATCAACAACATCACCAACCACGCGAACTACAGCGGCTACGGCGCGGTCGTCACGTCGCCCGGCTTCCTGAAGCCGAACGCGGCGTTCGGGACGAGGCGGATCTCGTTCAATACCAACCTGAGCTTCTGA
- a CDS encoding type II toxin-antitoxin system VapC family toxin, with amino-acid sequence MTFLLDTTILSELRRPRPAAGLTAWFDRQDADDLFVSVLTLGEIREGVERLRTKEAARARTLDAWLTTLTTVYSDRLLPVDETVAEAWGRLRADVRRSVPVIDTMLAATARVHGLTIVSRNERDFAGLGVPVFNPK; translated from the coding sequence GTGACGTTCCTGCTCGATACGACCATCCTGTCCGAGCTTCGCCGGCCTCGCCCGGCGGCCGGGCTGACCGCGTGGTTCGACCGGCAGGACGCCGATGACCTGTTCGTCAGCGTCCTGACGCTCGGCGAGATCCGCGAAGGCGTCGAACGCCTGCGCACGAAGGAGGCGGCGCGTGCCCGCACGCTCGACGCCTGGCTCACCACGCTGACGACCGTCTACTCGGATCGCCTGCTGCCGGTCGACGAGACGGTGGCCGAGGCCTGGGGACGGCTGCGAGCCGATGTCCGGCGGTCGGTTCCCGTCATCGACACGATGCTGGCCGCCACGGCCCGCGTACACGGCCTGACGATCGTGTCGAGAAATGAGCGCGACTTCGCCGGGCTCGGTGTTCCGGTCTTCAACCCGAAGTAG
- a CDS encoding PEP-CTERM sorting domain-containing protein yields MSVSFPGAISIHDERDADAFRVAVCRPRSSRHENLSRLSLCVAMAMIVLGVGRAAQASPIFYSDRASFLSAVAPATNIDFEGIAPAGSYADIFGDTISGVTFTTDSGLLVAIDPGFAPSYYDWGSGATAIGYYYADPIRAALPAGKNAVGADVMIVDYDNGGVAEQMFATITLLDATTVTQSITTLAMPGRAFMGFTADQPIVSIAFYTPDISGGSGPNYYPFSAIDNLVVSTTPVPEPSSLLLVATMGAALLRRRIKPSRTRL; encoded by the coding sequence ATGTCGGTCTCGTTTCCAGGAGCAATCTCGATTCATGACGAGCGGGATGCTGATGCTTTCCGTGTCGCGGTCTGCCGGCCACGCTCTTCGCGGCATGAGAACCTGTCGCGACTGTCGCTTTGCGTTGCGATGGCGATGATCGTGCTCGGCGTTGGTCGCGCAGCTCAGGCGTCACCGATCTTCTATTCCGATCGCGCCTCGTTCCTCAGCGCCGTGGCGCCTGCGACCAACATCGACTTCGAGGGCATCGCCCCCGCCGGTTCGTACGCCGACATCTTCGGCGACACGATCAGCGGCGTGACCTTCACGACCGACTCGGGCCTTCTGGTTGCCATCGATCCGGGCTTCGCCCCCAGTTACTACGACTGGGGCTCTGGCGCCACGGCCATTGGCTACTACTATGCCGATCCGATACGTGCGGCGCTGCCGGCAGGCAAGAACGCCGTCGGTGCGGACGTGATGATCGTCGATTACGACAATGGCGGCGTCGCCGAGCAGATGTTCGCGACGATCACGCTGCTCGACGCCACGACCGTCACGCAATCCATCACCACGCTGGCGATGCCCGGCCGGGCGTTCATGGGCTTCACCGCCGATCAGCCGATTGTCTCGATCGCCTTCTACACGCCGGACATTTCGGGTGGCAGCGGGCCCAACTACTACCCATTCTCCGCAATCGACAACCTCGTCGTCTCGACCACGCCCGTGCCCGAGCCGTCGTCGCTTCTGTTGGTGGCGACGATGGGCGCAGCCCTGCTTCGTCGTCGGATCAAGCCCTCGAGGACGAGGCTCTGA
- a CDS encoding response regulator, protein MTILIVDDSRAMRMIVTRTLRQAGFKAPIIKEAEDGAVALAAIRAEPPDLVLSDWNMPHMSGIELLTQLNAEGLRVKFGFVTSESTAAMREQAAAAGALFLIVKPFTVEAFQDALGALV, encoded by the coding sequence TTGACCATTCTCATCGTCGATGACAGCCGTGCCATGCGCATGATCGTGACGCGCACGCTGCGACAGGCTGGATTCAAGGCCCCCATCATCAAAGAGGCGGAAGACGGCGCCGTCGCCCTCGCCGCCATCCGCGCCGAGCCCCCCGATCTCGTGCTCTCGGACTGGAACATGCCCCACATGTCCGGCATCGAGCTGCTGACGCAGCTCAATGCCGAAGGCCTCAGGGTGAAATTCGGGTTCGTGACGTCGGAGAGCACGGCGGCCATGCGGGAACAGGCGGCCGCCGCCGGCGCGCTGTTCCTGATCGTGAAGCCGTTCACGGTCGAGGCGTTCCAGGACGCGCTCGGTGCGCTCGTCTAG
- a CDS encoding chemotaxis protein CheA, producing MSDDLIKEFLVESYENLDRLDQALIELEKNPRDVEILASIFRTVHTIKGTCGFLGFSKLQSITHVGENLLSRMRDGVLVLNEEITTGLLKLVDAIRSLLASIEQTEAENDVDYGELVAELTRLTQPSGDVPSAPVPSAAAVPLPVATRPGSEPVVDAHEAATVHAHSSEIEAPADASRDDRRQVDDRRSAVAETSLRVDVGLLDKLMTLVGELVLARNQILQFTTTQRDSNFVGATQRLNLVTSELQEGVMKTRMQPIDNVWSKFPRVVRDLAVTCGKRVRIEMIGKDTDLDKTIIEAIKDPLTHVVRNAVDHGIEAPDVRQSRGKNPEGALTLRAFHEGGQINIEITDDGAGIDPERVRRKVVDRGMLTPEAAGRLSEHDIVRYIFAPGFSTAATISNVSGRGVGMDVVKTNVERIGGTVDIQTKVGHGTTIRIKIPLTLAIIPALMVTTGGERFAIPQVSLVELVRLEGEQARLGIERVQDSLFHRLRGDLLPVVVLNDQLALASGAPDDVINMVVLNAGGRQFGLIVDAINDTEEIVVKPLSKLLEDVTVFAGATILGDGHVALILDVFGLAQQAGVLAEARSAGETSADASAALAAPDAVSWLLFAAAGHDRLAIPLDRIDRLEEFSPEVLERSGGRDVVQYRDEIMPLVYFGSPATPAGGGSRHAIVFSKDGRRLALVVDRIVDIATGAVTVEPSFSGPGIRGAAVIQQRVTDLVDLDQLVEASGGAAA from the coding sequence ATGTCCGACGATTTGATCAAGGAGTTCCTGGTCGAGAGCTACGAGAACCTCGATCGTCTGGACCAGGCGCTGATCGAGCTCGAGAAGAACCCTCGCGACGTCGAGATCCTTGCGTCGATCTTCCGGACTGTTCACACCATCAAGGGGACGTGCGGCTTCCTCGGGTTCTCCAAGCTCCAGTCGATCACGCACGTGGGCGAGAACCTCTTGAGCCGGATGCGCGACGGGGTGCTCGTCCTGAACGAAGAGATCACCACGGGCCTGCTGAAGCTGGTCGACGCCATTCGTTCGCTCCTGGCCTCGATCGAGCAGACCGAAGCCGAGAACGACGTGGACTACGGCGAGCTCGTCGCCGAGCTGACGCGTCTCACTCAGCCGTCAGGTGACGTGCCGTCGGCGCCGGTTCCGTCAGCCGCGGCGGTCCCGCTGCCGGTCGCCACGCGACCCGGATCCGAGCCGGTGGTAGACGCTCATGAGGCCGCCACCGTTCATGCGCACAGTTCCGAGATCGAGGCACCGGCAGACGCCAGCCGCGATGACCGCCGTCAGGTCGACGACCGCCGATCCGCCGTGGCCGAAACGTCGCTGCGCGTCGACGTGGGCCTGCTCGACAAGCTGATGACGCTCGTCGGCGAGCTGGTGCTCGCCCGCAACCAGATCCTCCAGTTCACCACCACGCAGCGCGACTCGAACTTCGTCGGCGCCACCCAGCGGCTGAATCTCGTCACCTCCGAGCTGCAGGAAGGCGTCATGAAGACGCGGATGCAGCCCATCGACAACGTCTGGAGCAAGTTCCCTCGCGTCGTCAGGGACCTGGCGGTGACGTGTGGCAAGCGCGTCCGGATCGAGATGATCGGCAAGGACACCGATCTCGACAAGACGATCATCGAGGCCATCAAGGACCCGTTGACACACGTGGTCCGGAACGCGGTGGACCACGGCATCGAGGCGCCCGACGTGCGGCAGTCCAGGGGCAAGAACCCGGAAGGAGCGTTGACGCTGCGCGCCTTCCACGAGGGCGGACAGATCAACATCGAGATCACCGACGATGGTGCGGGCATCGACCCGGAGCGGGTCCGCCGGAAGGTCGTCGATCGCGGCATGCTGACGCCCGAGGCGGCCGGCCGTCTCAGCGAACACGACATCGTCCGCTACATCTTCGCCCCCGGCTTCTCCACGGCGGCGACCATCTCCAACGTGTCCGGCCGTGGCGTCGGCATGGACGTGGTCAAGACCAACGTCGAACGGATTGGCGGCACGGTCGACATTCAGACGAAGGTCGGGCACGGCACCACCATCCGCATCAAGATCCCGCTGACGCTGGCCATCATTCCAGCCCTGATGGTCACGACGGGTGGCGAGCGCTTCGCCATCCCGCAGGTCAGCCTGGTCGAGCTCGTGCGGCTCGAAGGCGAGCAGGCGCGGCTCGGGATCGAGCGCGTGCAGGACTCGCTCTTCCACCGTCTTCGCGGCGATCTCCTGCCGGTGGTCGTCCTCAACGACCAGCTCGCGTTGGCATCGGGCGCGCCGGACGACGTCATCAACATGGTGGTGCTGAACGCCGGTGGGCGTCAGTTCGGCCTGATCGTCGACGCGATCAACGACACCGAGGAGATCGTGGTGAAGCCGTTGAGCAAGCTGCTCGAGGACGTCACCGTGTTCGCCGGCGCCACGATCCTGGGCGACGGGCACGTCGCGCTGATCCTCGACGTGTTCGGGCTGGCGCAACAGGCCGGCGTGCTGGCCGAGGCGCGGAGCGCGGGCGAGACGTCCGCCGATGCGTCGGCGGCATTGGCGGCGCCGGACGCCGTCTCGTGGCTGCTGTTCGCCGCCGCGGGGCACGACCGGCTGGCGATTCCGCTGGATCGGATCGACCGGCTCGAAGAGTTCTCGCCGGAGGTCTTGGAACGGTCTGGCGGCCGCGACGTCGTGCAGTACCGCGACGAGATCATGCCGCTCGTCTACTTCGGCAGCCCGGCCACGCCGGCTGGCGGCGGGTCGCGCCACGCCATCGTGTTCTCGAAGGATGGCCGGCGCCTCGCGCTCGTGGTGGATCGCATCGTCGACATCGCGACAGGCGCGGTGACGGTCGAGCCTTCGTTCAGCGGTCCCGGCATTCGGGGCGCTGCCGTCATTCAGCAGCGGGTCACCGACCTGGTCGACCTCGACCAACTCGTCGAGGCGTCCGGCGGTGCCGCTGCGTGA
- a CDS encoding chemotaxis protein CheW translates to MSGLPARDGEPASRQFATFMLGDLWYGVDVLQVQEVIRFQTMTPVPLAPRTVRGLINLRGQIVTAIDMRQRLAMASRAADAQPMNVVVRTGGGAVSLLVDGIGDVLAPRPSQFERIPDTVGRPVRDVVTGVYKLDGRLLLVLDVERTVGLDDELSRERVA, encoded by the coding sequence ATGTCCGGTCTTCCGGCGCGCGACGGCGAACCGGCGTCCCGCCAGTTCGCGACCTTCATGCTCGGCGATCTCTGGTACGGCGTGGACGTCCTCCAGGTGCAGGAGGTCATCCGGTTCCAGACCATGACGCCTGTGCCCCTCGCACCGCGCACCGTGCGCGGCCTGATCAACCTGCGCGGCCAGATCGTCACGGCGATTGACATGCGTCAGCGGCTGGCCATGGCGTCACGCGCGGCCGATGCCCAGCCGATGAACGTCGTCGTGCGGACGGGTGGTGGCGCGGTCAGCCTGCTGGTTGACGGGATCGGCGACGTGCTGGCGCCTCGGCCATCGCAGTTCGAGCGGATCCCGGACACGGTGGGCCGGCCGGTGCGCGACGTGGTCACGGGGGTCTACAAGCTCGACGGCCGTCTGCTGCTCGTGCTCGACGTCGAGCGGACGGTCGGCTTGGACGATGAACTGTCGCGGGAACGGGTCGCGTGA
- a CDS encoding response regulator, with the protein MTALVVDDSRAMRLILGRMLTELGFGVTEAVHGKDALARLQPSTDLVLVDWNMPEMNGLEFIQALRRDHRYAATKVMMVTTETEMTQVSTALEAGAQEYVMKPFTREVIADKLRVMGLPV; encoded by the coding sequence ATGACCGCTCTCGTCGTCGATGATTCCAGAGCCATGCGGCTCATCCTGGGCCGCATGCTCACGGAGCTCGGGTTCGGCGTGACCGAAGCCGTCCACGGAAAGGACGCGCTCGCGCGCCTCCAGCCCAGCACCGATCTGGTGCTGGTCGACTGGAACATGCCCGAGATGAACGGTCTCGAGTTCATCCAGGCGCTGCGTCGCGACCACCGGTATGCGGCCACCAAGGTGATGATGGTCACCACCGAAACCGAGATGACCCAGGTGTCGACGGCACTCGAAGCCGGCGCCCAGGAGTACGTCATGAAGCCGTTCACGCGCGAGGTGATTGCCGACAAGCTGCGCGTGATGGGGTTGCCGGTGTAG
- a CDS encoding chemotaxis response regulator protein-glutamate methylesterase: MPKIRVLAVDDAVVVRRLLTDALSAEADIEVVGVAANGRIALQKIPQCNPDIITMDVEMPDLDGIATVREVRRQWPTLPVVMFSTLTERGAAATMDALSAGASDYVTKPANVGSVTAALDRIRQDLVPKLRALTARRRHPQTAKLPSPSPARSAGAPAPAAVFARSATAGGPAVLCIGTSTGGPNALAAMLPALPKGLGVPIVIVQHMPPFFTKLLADRLDQQCGFPVHEATAGQEVLPDHCYIAPGDFHMEVRRQGTGVTLALTQAPPENSCRPSVDVLFRSVAQVYGARVLGVVLTGMGQDGLAGSRHITEAGGSVIAQDEATSVVWGMPGFVVQNGLASAVLPLESLAAEITARLGHRRVQVSMAPAMNGRPHVAVDR, encoded by the coding sequence GTGCCCAAGATCCGAGTCCTCGCCGTTGACGACGCCGTCGTTGTCCGACGTCTGCTGACCGACGCCTTGTCGGCCGAGGCCGACATCGAGGTCGTCGGCGTTGCGGCGAACGGGCGTATCGCGCTGCAGAAGATCCCGCAGTGCAACCCCGACATCATCACGATGGATGTCGAGATGCCGGATCTGGACGGCATCGCGACCGTCCGGGAAGTCCGCCGCCAGTGGCCGACGCTGCCGGTGGTCATGTTCAGCACGCTGACCGAACGCGGCGCCGCCGCGACGATGGACGCGCTGAGCGCCGGCGCGTCGGACTACGTCACCAAGCCGGCGAACGTGGGCAGCGTGACCGCCGCGCTGGACCGCATCCGGCAGGATCTCGTGCCGAAGCTGCGGGCACTGACCGCGCGCCGGCGGCATCCGCAAACGGCGAAGCTGCCGTCGCCCTCACCTGCGCGTTCCGCCGGAGCGCCGGCACCGGCCGCGGTGTTCGCCCGATCGGCGACCGCCGGTGGGCCGGCCGTGCTCTGCATTGGCACGTCGACCGGCGGTCCCAACGCGCTGGCGGCCATGCTGCCGGCGTTGCCGAAGGGGCTGGGTGTGCCGATCGTCATCGTGCAGCACATGCCGCCGTTCTTCACGAAGCTGCTCGCCGACCGGCTCGATCAGCAGTGCGGGTTCCCGGTGCACGAAGCAACCGCTGGACAGGAGGTCCTGCCGGATCACTGCTACATCGCGCCGGGCGACTTCCACATGGAAGTCCGGAGACAGGGCACCGGCGTGACCCTCGCGCTCACGCAGGCCCCGCCCGAGAACTCCTGCCGGCCCTCGGTCGACGTGTTGTTCCGCTCGGTCGCGCAGGTCTACGGCGCGCGCGTGCTGGGAGTCGTGCTCACGGGCATGGGCCAGGATGGCCTCGCCGGGTCGCGTCACATCACCGAAGCGGGCGGCTCTGTCATCGCTCAGGACGAAGCGACGAGCGTCGTCTGGGGGATGCCGGGGTTCGTCGTCCAGAACGGGCTGGCCAGCGCCGTTCTCCCGCTCGAGAGTCTGGCTGCCGAAATCACCGCCCGTCTCGGGCACCGTCGCGTCCAGGTTTCGATGGCGCCCGCGATGAACGGGAGGCCGCATGTCGCTGTCGACCGCTAG
- a CDS encoding protein-glutamate O-methyltransferase CheR, translating to MSLSTASFTYVRDLVGDQAGIVLDDAKAYLVESRLLPVARVGGFGSTDQLVEHARRSSTSALRASIVEAMTTNETSFFRDVEPFEALRHHVLPALIQRRKVARQLRVWYGASSTGQEPYSVAMLMKEHFADVATWDVRQLATDLSQDVLKRAMAGRFSRIEVNRGLPAAMLTKYFDKDGMEWVIKEPLRKAITFQPLNLIKPWPAMGPFDLVMLRNVMIYFDVKTKREILHRVHRILAPDGYLFLGSVETTMAIHDGFERQTWGKTGFYRPAGAATKHGA from the coding sequence ATGTCGCTGTCGACCGCTAGCTTCACCTACGTCCGCGACCTCGTCGGCGATCAAGCCGGCATCGTGCTCGACGACGCGAAGGCCTATCTGGTGGAAAGCCGGCTGCTGCCGGTCGCGCGCGTGGGAGGGTTCGGCTCGACGGATCAGCTCGTGGAGCACGCCCGGCGATCGTCCACGAGCGCCCTGCGCGCCTCGATCGTCGAGGCGATGACCACCAACGAAACCTCGTTCTTCCGGGACGTCGAGCCGTTCGAGGCGCTGAGACATCACGTCCTGCCGGCGCTGATCCAGCGCCGCAAAGTCGCGCGTCAGCTCCGCGTCTGGTATGGCGCGTCGTCGACCGGCCAGGAACCGTACTCGGTCGCGATGCTCATGAAGGAGCACTTCGCCGACGTGGCGACCTGGGACGTGCGCCAGCTCGCGACGGACCTGTCGCAGGACGTGCTGAAGCGGGCGATGGCGGGACGGTTCAGCCGAATCGAGGTCAACCGTGGCTTGCCGGCCGCGATGCTGACGAAGTACTTCGACAAGGATGGGATGGAGTGGGTGATCAAGGAGCCGCTCCGCAAGGCCATTACGTTCCAGCCGCTCAACCTCATCAAACCGTGGCCGGCGATGGGGCCGTTCGACCTCGTCATGTTGCGCAACGTGATGATCTATTTCGACGTGAAGACCAAGCGGGAGATCCTCCATCGCGTGCACCGGATCCTTGCCCCCGACGGCTACCTGTTCCTCGGGTCGGTGGAGACGACGATGGCGATTCACGATGGATTCGAGCGGCAGACGTGGGGAAAGACGGGCTTCTATCGCCCGGCCGGTGCCGCCACCAAGCACGGAGCCTGA
- a CDS encoding chemotaxis protein CheX has product MQPGRQEVVSITQDVWQTALGIDLDPVVAPDVSPSDVPTLDGVIAITGDWFGAVVVQVPIGLADRAARVMFALEDQPASTQDMQDAVGEITNMTGGNLKGLLDGRCHLGLPTVVAGTDHRLSMPASAQVVTRVAFQSGDDRAIVTLVAGPAELA; this is encoded by the coding sequence ATGCAGCCAGGGAGACAGGAAGTCGTCAGTATCACGCAGGACGTCTGGCAGACCGCGCTCGGGATCGACCTCGATCCCGTCGTCGCGCCGGACGTGTCGCCATCCGATGTCCCGACACTCGACGGGGTCATCGCGATCACGGGCGACTGGTTCGGCGCCGTCGTCGTGCAGGTGCCGATCGGACTGGCCGACCGTGCCGCGCGGGTGATGTTCGCGCTGGAGGATCAGCCGGCCTCGACGCAGGACATGCAGGATGCCGTCGGCGAGATCACCAACATGACTGGCGGCAATCTGAAGGGCCTGCTCGACGGCCGATGCCACCTCGGGCTGCCCACCGTCGTCGCGGGCACCGACCATCGATTGAGCATGCCGGCGTCCGCGCAGGTGGTCACGCGGGTGGCGTTCCAGAGCGGCGACGACCGGGCCATCGTGACGCTCGTTGCCGGGCCGGCAGAACTGGCCTGA
- a CDS encoding PAS domain S-box protein, giving the protein MAIVPIRPTPTGREVRFGENELIVSKTDLKGRITYANDVFERVSGYTAEELIGAPHNLIRHPAMPRCVFHLLWDTIAKGEEIFAYVLNLARSGDEYWVFAHVTPSFDPRGVHVGYHSNRRVPHGDAIAKIKPIYAALCAEERKHADRKDAIRASTALLVQQLGAAGLDYSQFVFSLSRHTTLEEVSA; this is encoded by the coding sequence ATGGCCATCGTCCCCATCCGACCGACGCCGACCGGGCGCGAAGTGCGCTTCGGCGAGAACGAGCTGATTGTCAGCAAGACCGATCTGAAAGGCCGGATCACGTACGCCAACGACGTGTTCGAGCGCGTATCCGGATACACGGCGGAGGAGCTGATCGGCGCGCCGCACAACCTCATCCGGCATCCCGCCATGCCGCGGTGCGTGTTTCACCTGCTCTGGGACACCATCGCCAAAGGCGAGGAGATCTTCGCCTACGTGCTGAACCTCGCCCGGTCCGGCGACGAGTACTGGGTGTTCGCGCACGTGACGCCGTCGTTCGACCCGAGGGGCGTCCACGTCGGGTACCACTCGAATCGCCGCGTTCCGCACGGGGACGCCATCGCGAAGATCAAGCCCATCTACGCCGCGCTGTGCGCGGAGGAACGGAAACACGCGGACCGCAAGGATGCGATCCGCGCCTCGACGGCGCTGCTGGTGCAACAGCTCGGCGCCGCCGGTTTGGACTACAGCCAGTTCGTGTTCAGCCTGTCTCGTCACACGACGCTCGAAGAGGTGTCCGCATGA